In Malassezia vespertilionis chromosome 7, complete sequence, the following proteins share a genomic window:
- a CDS encoding uncharacterized protein (COG:G; EggNog:ENOG503NVGP; BUSCO:EOG09261W3X), whose protein sequence is MSNQPTADIGLIGLAVMGQNLILNMNDNGYTVACFNRTVSKVDHFLENEAKGTKVVGAHSIQEFCAMLKRPRKIVLLVKAGPAVDALIAEIIPYLEKGDIIIDGGNSHFPDSDRRMAELEAKGFLFVGSGVSGGEEGARYGPSLMPGGSKDAWPEIKEIFQAIAAKSDGEPCCDWVGTGGAGHYVKMIHNGIEYGDMQLIAEAYAFMEHGLGMNYDEMSQTLAEWNKGVLDSFLIEITRDVLAFKDTDGKPIVPKILDCAGQKGTGKWTAISALDFGQPVTLIGEAVFARCLSALKNEREKASLKLGGPKPNFEGDRKQFLQDLEQALYASKIVSYTQGYMLLREASKAFNYDLNFASIALMWRGGCIIRSVFLKDITNAYRKNKELDSLLLDDFFAKAITKAQPGWRRVVSQGALWGIAQPATSAALSFFDGYRTAKGSASLIQGLRDYFGAHTFKVMPGQENDVFKDKEDIHVNWTGRGGSVSASTYIA, encoded by the exons ATGTCCAACCAACCTAC TGCTGATATCGGCTTGATCG GCTTGGCCGTCATGGGCCAGAACTTGATCCTCAATATGAACGACAACGGCTACACGGTTGCCTGCTTCAACCGCACCGTGAGCAAGGTCGACCACTTTTTGGAGAACGAGGCGAAAGGCACCAAGGTCGTTGGTGCACACTCGATCCAGGAATTTTGCGCGATGCTCAAGCGTCCACGCAAGATTGTGCTCCTTGTCAAGGCCGGCCCCGCCGTGGATGCTCTCATCGCGGAGATCATCCCCTACCTCGAGAAGGGCGATATCATCATTGATGGTGGCAACTCGCACTTCCCCGACTCGGACCGCCGCATGGCGGAGCTCGAGGCCAAAGGCTTCTTGTTCGTCGGCAGCGGTGTCTCTGGTGGCGAAGAAGGCGCGCGCTATGGCCCCTCGCTCATGCCGGGTGGCAGCAAAGACGCATGGCCCGAGATCAAGGAGATTTTCCAGGCGATTGCCGCCAAGAGCGACGGAGAGCCCTGCTGCGACTGGGTCGGCACCGGCGGTGCGGGCCATTATGTCAAGATGATCCACAACGGTATTGAGTACGGTGACATGCAGCTCATCGCGGAGGCGTACGCCTTTATGGAGCACGGCCTTGGCATGAACTATGACGAGATGTCGCAGACTTTGGCCGAGTGGAACAAGGGTGTGCTCGACTCGTTCCTCATCGAAATCACTCGCGATGTGCTCGCCTTCAAGGACACAGACGGCAAGCCGATAGTGCCCAAGATTCTCGACTGTGCCGGCCAGAAAGGCACCGGCAAGTGGACCGCGATCAGCGCTTTGGACTTTGGCCAGCCGGTGACGCTGATCGGCGAGGCTGTGTTTGCTCGCTGCCTCTCTGCGCTCAAAAATGAGCGCGAGAAAGCGTCGCTGAAGCTCGGCGGCCCGAAGCCGAACTTTGAGGGCGACAGGAAGCAGTTCCTCCAGGACCTCGAGCAGGCGCTGTACGCGAGCAAGATTGTCTCGTACACCCAGGGCTACATGCTCCTCCGTGAGGCGTCTAAAGCGTTCAACTACGACCTCAACTTTGCCTCGATTGCGCTCATGTGGCGCGGTGGCTGCATTATCCGTTCCGTGTTCCTCAAGGACATTACCAACGCCTACCGCAAGAACAAGGAGCTAGACAGTTTGCTTTTGGACGACTTTTTCGCCAAGGCAATCACCAAGGCACAGCCTGGCTGGCGCCGTGTCGTTTCCCAGGGCGCTCTCTGGGGTATCGCACAGCCCGCGACCTCTGCTGCGCTCTCCTTCTTTGACGGGTACCGCACAGCAAAGGGCAGCGCGAGTCTCATCCAGGGGCTGCGCGACTactttggcgcgcacaccTTTAAGGTCATGCCCGGTCAGGAGAACGACGTTTTCAAGGATAAAGAGGACATTCACGTCAACTGGAccggccgcggcggcagtgTGTCTGCTTCTACATACATTGCTTAG
- the sgt2 gene encoding Small glutamine-rich tetratricopeptide repeat-containing protein 2 (COG:S; EggNog:ENOG503NWJA), whose translation MSTSSKALAFSIVDWLNSKDVAGANEEKCSEAAALISQAFEVDTANATERAALAPGSPGLSAIFDVYLKAQKKVGAHTKSGASASAADADATASTDAGAPSAEDAAKADQLKNEGNKFMSAKDYGAALDAYTKAIALNATSPVFYSNRAAAYSQIGQHDEAIADATKASELNPKFGKAYSRLGHALFASGQYEEAIKAYEKGCEVDPSNALMKSGLDASKAKLAGDDRDALATQDARPSGGAGAGGMPGMGAGGMPDLSSLMNNPMMGQMAQQMMQNGGLEQLMNNPMLRQMADQFGSGGEMPDLSSMMNNPQLRQYVLQRMLTAEWPSNSWVIWADKAAPVGVRRQTRDPLAVWAAMQ comes from the exons ATGTCCACGTCGTCCAAAGCCCTCGCGTTTTCCATTGTTGACTGGTTAAACAGCAAGGATGTTGCTGGCGCGAACGAAGAGAAGTGCAGTGAGGCAGCCGCGCTCATCTCGCAAGCATTCGAGGTCGATACCGCGAACGCTAcggagcgtgcggcgcttgcgcctgGATCCCCCGGCCTGAGTGCCATCTTTGACGTCTACCTCAAGGCGCAGAAGAAGGTGGGTGCGCATACAAAGAGCGGAGCCTCTGCATCTGCTGCTGATGCTGATGCTACTGCATCGACAGATGCAGGTGCCCCGTCCGCCGAGGATGCCGCAAAGGCTGACCAGCTGAAAAACGAGGGCAACAAGTTTATGAGCGCCAAGGACtacggcgcggcgctcgacgcaTACACCAAGGCGATTGCACTGAACGCTACCTCGCCGGTCTTTTACTCCaaccgcgccgctgcgtacAGCCAGATCGGCCAGCACGACGAAGCGATTGCGGACGCGACCAAGGCTTCCGAGCTGAACCCCAAGTTTGGCAAGGCGTACAGCCGTCTCGGACACGCTCTGTTTGCATCTGGCCAGTACGAGGAGGCTATTAAGGCGTATGAGAAGGGATGCGAGGTGGATCCGTCCAACGCGCTGATGAAGTCGGGCCTGGACGCTTCCAAGGCAAAGCTTGCCGGGGACGACCGCGACGCCTTGGCCACCCAGGACGCGCGCCCCAGCGGTGGTGCGGGCGCCGGCGGCATGCCCGGCATGGGCGCCGGAGGCATGCCCGACCTTTCTTCGCTCATGAACAACCCGATGATGGGCCAAatggcgcagcaaat GATGCAGAACGGCGggctcgagcagctcatGAACAACCCCATGCTCCGTCAGATGGCCGATCAATTTGGGTCTGGCGGCGAGATGCCCGATCTATCGTCGATGATGAACAACCCGCAGCTCCGGCAGTACGTACTGCAACGCATGCTCACCGCAGAATGGCCCAGCAATTCATGGGTAATATGGGCGGACAAGGCGGCGCCGGTGGGCGTCCGTAGACAGACCCGCGATCCCCTAGCGGTGTGGGCAGCCATGCAGTAG
- the MCD1 gene encoding sister chromatid cohesion protein 1 (EggNog:ENOG503NXWB; BUSCO:EOG0926115V; COG:D), producing the protein MVQHDLLLTKQGPLARAWIAAHWERRLSKAQFLHASIPDGVESLVEHDPPVALRLCGQLLVGIVRLYARKSKYLEDDCNDVLARIQMAFSNGGALVDMAHEQLTLSRAAITLPDVYTAVDLLMPEPGAGAWDSMRAHHRHLANDADITLPDAQFVQNDIPASDDALLSEQLADYDTTTGFDLGLEEAEAPAPKRAREWRPSSRPRRSTAHTLPDVRAEPDMDADESYESVGVARDAGPSLESAADRVRALLGDVDASMDLSADSTGYDTFHPEHSSLALDASTPPRERPSSPVMPRDVTFDETIPAQHPLSPRTAAMLRTAAQHRAETQPKGSRKRPVQDNGRLYLAPARANAATMTERPHELQYLAASRTTLALLHACKSTRNVGQTLVCIYGAVAHDLGALLGSDKPVRATPFQPDSKQHWLREIHEQSARLNVDEEAFPLEVGRRAPSAPWLADDARFADVSNDTVHSANTSMGEKSMPELSMELPELPALDPLNTAPVPMDEDGPRRSSRHRAEHAEVQHLPEVRLGTPDLEDSAEIHVPVPDDHPLLSFERRAQESKGPTTELDVSTRRAMHILRTKIGDSDATIDFAALAPQASRRAAAGFFFELLVLGTRNSIQLEQAAPYAAIRIQAKPALWA; encoded by the coding sequence ATGGTGCAACATGACTTGCTTCTCACGAAACAAGGGCCACTCGCTCGCGCATGGATTGCTGCGCATTGGGAGCGTAGGCTGAGCAAGGCACAGTTCCTCCATGCCAGCATCCCTGATGGCGTCGAATccctcgtcgagcatgaCCCGCCTGTGGCGCTCCGACTCTGCGGGCAGCTCCTTGTCGGCATTGTGCGTCTGTACGCACGCAAATCCAAGTACCTTGAAGACGACTGCAACGAtgtacttgcgcgcatccaaATGGCGTTCTCGAATGGGGGTGCGCTAGTCGATATGGCGCACGAACAGCTCAcgctttcgcgcgctgcgattACCTTGCCCGACGTCTACACGGCCGTAGATTTGCTCATGCCCGAGCCCGGCGCGGGTGCGTGGGacagcatgcgcgcgcatcacCGTCACCTGGCGAACGATGCGGATATTACGCTGCCGGATGCACAATTCGTGCAGAACGATATACCTGCAagcgacgacgcgctcctttcagagcagctcgccgactACGACACAACGACGGGCTTTGATTTGGGCCTTGAAGAGGCCGAGGCGCCCGCGCcgaaacgcgcgcgtgaATGGCGGCCAAGCAGCCGCCCTcgccgcagcacggcaCATACCCTCCCagacgtgcgcgccgaaCCCGACATGGATGCCGACGAATCGTACGAAAGTGTTGGCGTAGCGCGTGATGCTGGCCCCTCGCTCGAATCTGCTGCGGATcgtgtgcgcgcgctgctgggcgATGTAGACGCCTCGATGGATCTCTCGGCGGACTCGACCGGCTACGACACATTTCACCCTGAGCACTCGTCGCTCGCGTTGGACGCATCGACTCCCCCGCGTGAGCGCCCAAGCTCGCCGGTGATGCCACGCGACGTTACATTCGACGAGACGATTCCCGCCCAGCATCCGCTCTCTCCTCGAACAGCtgcaatgctgcgcaccgctgcacagcaccgcgccgagaCACAGCCCAAAGgctcgcgcaagcggcCTGTGCAAGATAATGGACGCCTGTACCTAGCCccggcgcgtgcaaatgcagcgaCCATGACCGAGCGCCCACATGAGCTCCAGTACctcgcggcgtcgcgcactACGCTGGCGCTtttgcatgcgtgcaaaagcaCGCGCAATGTTGGACAAACACTTGTGTGTATCTACGGCGCGGTCGCCCACGACctgggcgcgctgcttggctcgGACAAGCCTGTACGCGCCACGCCGTTTCAGCCCGACTCGAAACAGCACTGGCTCCGCGAGATTCACGAGCAAAGCGCACGGTTGAACGTGGACGAGGAAGCGTTTCCTTTGGAGGttgggcgccgcgcgccgtctgcgCCGTGGCTTGCTGACGATGCGCGATTTGCAGACGTGAGCAACGATaccgtgcacagcgcaaaTACCTCGATGGGGGAAAAGAGTATGCCGGAGCTGTCCATGGAGCTCCCGGAGCTCCCGGCGCTCGATCCGCTGAACactgcgcctgtgccgatggacgaggatgggccgcgccgctcgtcgcgccaccgtgcagagcacgccgaggTCCAGCACCTGCCCGAGGTACGGCTCGGAACGCCCGACTTGGAGGACAGCGCCGAGATTCATGTACCCGTCCCAGACGACCACCCGCTTTTGTCGtttgagcgccgcgcgcaggaGTCCAAAGGGCCGACGACCGAACTTGATGTAagtacgcgccgcgcgatgcacatTCTGCGCACAAAAATAGGCGACTCGGACGCTACGATCGactttgcggcgcttgcgccgcaagcctcgcgccgtgccgcagcgGGCTTTTTCTTTGAACTGCTTGTGCTTGGTACGCGGAATAGCATCCAGCTCGAACAGGCCGCGCCGTACGCTGCTATTCGTATCCAAGCCAAGCCCGCGCTGTGGGCATGA
- a CDS encoding uncharacterized protein (EggNog:ENOG503NU40; COG:G; TransMembrane:12 (i14-33o53-74i86-104o136-160i181-200o212-231i272-295o315-336i357-377o383-405i493-513o533-549i)), with translation METLAVCHARLARWLRFGTLSLSLAGSQLIWSMELAYGTPYLLSIGLSKEATGLVWIAGPVSGLIMQPVLGSLSDSSSSMYRRRKYMAMCAVVAAFSACMIAFAKPLAGLLADLLRIGLGDWDPVRKHRVVKYMQVLSIVGFWILDFAVNGLQVISRALILDNAGLREQNEANAWQARMLHLGNMVGYGCGWANLAAWPILDAVGGTQFRKFAVVSVLGMAVCVAITFLTTPEFAQQGATSLRGDGAWRRIWCSVHEVVCTARTLPQSIRSVCWTQLFATMSWFPFLFYSTTYIVDMSHKHKGTAREEELGSLGMLLFASVAMLSSLILPSFSLAGHDASIALGLPRRSWPRLRLRALWCLGALLQAALLLLGTFFVHTQRHAILLVAAMGVPWGIWTWVPFALIGEFVREAEASSGVSGAEQWYAQRIMDHHDTPARQSVCSDRDTITPYGTPQRYLSGTSMPSIVSRGRAVGPDDDATPADSARGGTILGIHNIAVCAPQFLVALIASLIFRLTSEPKGHKRHKGNGDVAWVLRFGGCMAVLAACFAQRIPFTQSERSADNTQHDAPLDDEDDEETDGSVDIA, from the coding sequence ATGGAGACGCTGGCGGTGTGCCATGCGCGTCTTGCACGGTGGCTGCGCTTCGGCACGCTCTCGCTGAGTCTTGCTGGGTCGCAGCTTATATGGAGCATGGAGCTTGCGTACGGGACGCCGTATTTGTTGTCGATCGGGCTCTCCAAAGAGGCGACGGGGCTTGTATGGATCGCCGGGCCCGTCAGTGGCCTGATTATGCAGCCTGTGCTGGGCTCTTTATCCGACTCGTCTTCCTCGATGTACCGGCGGCGAAAGTATATGGCGATGTGTGCGGTCGTAGCTGCATTTTCCGCGTGCATGATTGCGTTTGCCAAGCCGCTTGCGGGGCTCCTCGCcgatttgctgcgcattgGGCTTGGCGATTGGGACcctgtgcgcaagcaccgcgtTGTGAAATACATGCAGGTGCTCAGCATTGTTGGGTTTTGGATCCTGGACTTTGCCGTGAATGGGCTCCAAGTCATTAGCCGCGCCCTCATCCTGGACAATGCGgggctgcgcgagcaaaaCGAGGCGAATGCGTGGCAGGCACGGATGCTGCACCTCGGGAACATGGTGGGGTACGGATGCGGCTGGGCGAATCTTGCCGCATGGCCGATCCTCGACGCTGTGGGCGGCACGCAGTTCCGCAAGTTTGCCGTCGTCAgcgtgctcggcatggCGGTTTGTGTAGCGATCACTTTTCTCACTACGCCCGAGTTTGCGCAGCAGGGCGCGACGTCGCTTCGGGGCGATggcgcgtggcggcgcatctgGTGCTCGGTGCACGAGGTTGTGTGTaccgcacgcacgctgccgCAGTCGATCCGCAGTGTCTGCTGGACGCAGCTGTTTGCGACCATGAGCTGGTTTCCTTTCCTGTTCTACAGCACCACCTACATTGTCGATATGTCACACAAGCATAaaggcacggcgcgcgaagaggAGCTGGGGAGTCTGGGAATGCTCTTGTTTGCGTCTGTCGCGATGCTTTCGTCCTTGATCCTGCCTTCCTTCTCGCTTGCTGGGCACGACGCTAGCATTGCGCTTGGCCTACCGAGACGTTCCTGGCCCCGCTTGCGTCTTCGTGCGCTTTGGTGCCTCGGCGCATTGCttcaagcggcgctgctcctgctcggCACCTTTTtcgtgcacacgcagcgccatgcAATCCTGCTTGTGGCCGCGATGGGCGTGCCCTGGGGCATTTGGACATGGGTGCCTTTTGCCCTTATTGGCGAGTTTGTCCGCGAGGCAGAGGCGAGTTCGGGCGTGtccggcgccgagcaatggtatgcgcagcgcatcatgGACCACCACGACACTCCAGCGCGGCAGAGCGTGTGCTCGGATAGGGATACGATTACGCCATACGGCACTCCGCAGCGGTACCTTTCTGGCACATCCATGCCCTCGATTGTTTCGCGCGGCAGAGCCGTGGGGCCAGACGACGACGCTACGCCCGCCGAtagcgcgcgcggcggcacaatCCTGGGCATCCACAACATCGCAGTatgtgcgccgcagttCCTTGTGGCACTGATTGCCTCGCTCATATTCCGCCTCACGAGCGAGCCAAAAGGCCACAAGCGGCACAAGGGCAATGGCGACGTTGCGTGGGTGTTGCGCTTCGGTGGATGCATGgctgtgcttgccgcaTGCTTTGCGCAACGTATTCCTTTTACGCAGtcggagcgcagcgcagacaATACGCAGCACGATGCACCCTTGGAtgacgaggacgacgaagaGACGGACGGGTCGGTCGATATAGCCTAA
- a CDS encoding uncharacterized protein (TransMembrane:8 (i85-105o391-411i423-447o453-473i493-517o523-549i610-629o718-743i); COG:I; EggNog:ENOG503P095), with product MLLRRRKLSASTSSATLALKGWSLRQDDEKKQEQQPQRRLSRALDQFWARVRHLLAYVEVQRHVLFASAFAAHGSWISRHQTRTLLLCNLVIACLFYPAVVMYLLTTSEDAAAAPMTLACMERHRVEPGVVPACVSGAHAPNNIWDAARSSLTDMLGLGGIHRGDQDYPVRDLRFLWDETPSLEVVAPPKKLEHVPYVVMEQVLITTDAVRSGRGSPYGMLEPHALLTAQGIQTALDRMLGEPAENACGLTCVREHDSCLVLSPLDYWHSDADKVSDDCHPAKSYTGSPIRAVVTPPVASQAVNTTIPLLYSTTLASRWPFVPIFSRAEYLVLTYFLTPSSRDDVGGCWQRLVKRAAASVYSAEVTAPTHVAPGTTFLESRPQSQTKRPTLNYGVVAVGYIMLLLFIFRGLVQMRRLHSRFGIAFTGSVQLVLDLVMSLSVCALLGIRLTAVPWSILPFIIVVVGSESMLYMIRTVTNTPLSLTVHARIAYGLSQVAGPITLTALSDIVLLVLLASFVRIPSVSQFCLFAICTLVVDYFMQMTFFATVLSIDMQRLELAEVLLQGTAGTQTSTDAPTAQPALPHDYRPRSAASILMAGARMVWHTRAARSLRFSLVATAVLSTVFFFTSDQAVRYVQKMCAQWLGHAQDVPVLESMADSAYSAFWTAVNPTHEPVVGVRVMPWTLVSLARDGAPRDLAHTPPGPWLEGLFYHRRGATVFLVFLSVVGPIAGTMLIMSVVLRYLRKDADLLESQDEASHAGDAGLAQLLQNVPKRTDFKPLASLDVHIGARVEALHPAPLHTVVSTAHATFTLDLCNTICIERADAPVSLVSYATLRMDAGLAPDGARIAAMDAQLGADGNGVVVFGQVSGRVAAFALPTWTCLLDTVLGPDALAPVQYVSLRNVPNELVTFHRDGRLLAWHGAALAKADEALWTSTPRQDSYAQLLARLPQGVWTGIDVAHANVRGTWLGAVSTKGHLALFRLGASEEARRPKAAEPVASAERLFQVNAPALCRCAALFAEHDAEESSITPPRPHSPMPRRALPWLVAGDQQGCVHLWTQGSGAPTASLALRTPKPDGAVKRVQRLSGSAPLQVLFAATSNRVWFLGAHTEQDAGKGNGARLVLLGSVDNARGTADMVPCALEKEPDWVLGVRRAMYAGAARWEVWRMRVPHFSSVSLAPSARDGGALHVERVALPLEQLISRGVLQRLENALVAPPSRLPLLATRMDAMILLENAGGTCRWALPFGSILVTLDATYSR from the coding sequence ATGCTGCTCCGGCGCAGAAAGttgagcgcgagcacgagcagcgcaacgcTAGCTCTGAAAGGATGGTCATTGCGGCAAGACGATGAGAAAAAGCAAGAGCAGCAGCCCCAGCGGCGTCTCTCTCGCGCACTCGACCAGTTCTgggcgcgtgtgcggcacCTCCTCGCCTATGTagaggtgcagcggcatgtGTTGTTTGCAAGCGCATTTGCTGCACACGGCAGCTGGATTTCGCGGCACCAGACGCGGACGCTGCTCCTGTGCAACCTGGTCATTGCGTGTCTATTTTACCCCGCAGTCGTCATGTACCTGCTTACGACCTCGGAAGAtgcggccgccgcgcccatgACCCTCGCATGCATGGAGCGGCACCGTGTTGAGCCCGGGGTGGTGCCTGCTTGtgtgagcggcgcacatgcgccgaACAACATAtgggacgcggcgcgctcgtcgctcACCGACATGCTTGGCCTCGGCGGCATCCACCGCGGCGACCAAGACTACCCCGTGCGCGACCTGCGCTTTCTGTGGGACGAGACACCGAGTTTGGAAGTGGTGGCGCCGCCCAAGAAACTCGAGCATGTGCCGTACGTGGTCATGGAACAAGTGTTGATCACCACcgacgccgtgcgcagcggccgcgGCTCTCCTTATGGCATGTTGGAGCCACACGCACTGCTTACCGCTCAAGGAATCCAGACTGCGCTGGAccgcatgctcggcgagccTGCAGAGAATGCGTGTGGCCTCAcatgcgtgcgcgagcacgACAGCTGCCTCGTCCTGTCGCCTTTGGACTACTGGCACAGCGATGCCGACAAAGTCAGCGACGACTGCCACCCCGCCAAGTCATACACGGGCAGCCCCATCCGCGCGGTGGTGACGCCGCCGGTCGCGTCACAAGCGGTGAATACCACAATCCCACTGCTCTACTCGACCACGCTTGCGAGTCGCTGGCCCTTTGTCCCGatcttttcgcgcgccgagtaCCTCGTCCTGACCTACTTTTTGACTCCTTCTTCCCGCGACGATGTGGGCGGATGCTGGCAGCGCCTCgtgaagcgcgcggcggcgagtGTGTACAGCGCCGAGGTCACGGCGCCCACGCATGTTGCGCCCGGCACGACGTTTTTGGAGAGCCGTCCCCAATCGCAGACAAAGCGTCCCACGCTCAACTATGGCGTGGTCGCTGTGGGCTACATTATGCTCCTCCTCTTCATCTTCCGCGGCTTGGTCcagatgcgccgcctgcacTCGCGCTTCGGTATTGCGTTTACCGGCTCGGTCCAGCTCGTGCTCGATTTGGTCATGAGTCTGAGCGTGTGTGCACTGCTCGGGATACGGCTGACGGCAGTGCCATGGTCGATCCTGCCCTTTATCATTGTGGTCGTCGGCTCCGAGTCGATGCTGTATATGATCCGCACCGTCACCAACACACCGCTCTCCCTCACCGTccatgcgcgcattgcgtaTGGATTGTCGCAAGTGGCGGGGCCCATCACGCTCACCGCGCTCTCTGATATcgtgctgcttgtgctgcttGCCTCGTTTGTGCGCATTCCCTCCGTGTCGCAGTTTTGCTTGTTCGCAATATGCACGCTTGTCGTCGACTACTTTATGCAAATGACCTTTTTTGCCACCGTGCTCAGCATcgacatgcagcgcctcgagcttgccgaggtgCTTCTCCAAGGCACCGCCGGCACACAAACCAGTACAGACGCACCCACGGCACAGCCAGCGCTCCCACACGACTACCGTCCACGCTCCGCCGCATCCATCCTTatggcaggcgcgcgcatggtATGGCACacaagagccgcgcgctctttgcgctttTCCTTGGTCGCCACCGCCGTGCTCTCCACCGTCTTTTTCTTCACCTCCGACCAGGCGGTGCGGTACGTGCAGAAAAtgtgcgcgcagtggcTGGGGCATGCCCAGGACGTGCCTGTGTTAGAATCGATGGCCGACAGCGCGTACAGCGCATTCTGGACCGCAGTCAATCCCACGCACGAGCCTGTAgtcggcgtgcgtgtgATGCCGTGGACGCTAGTCTCGCTCGCacgcgacggcgcgccgagggACTTGGCACATACTCCCCCCGGCCCGTGGCTCGAGGGCCTCTTTTACCaccggcgcggcgccaccgTTTTCCTCGTCTTTTTGTCTGTCGTGGGACCGATTGCTGGCACGATGCTCATCATGTCGGTTGTGCTGCGCTATTTGCGCAAGGATGCAGACTTGCTGGAGTCCCAGGACGAGGCGTCGCACGCCGGCGACGCCGGCCTCGCCCAGCTTTTGCAGAACGTGCCGAAGCGCACGGATTTCAAGCCGTTGGCGTCTTTGGACGTGCATAtaggcgcgcgcgtcgaagcgctgcatcccgcgccgctgcacaccgtCGTTTCCACTGCGCACGCCACCTTCACGCTTGACCTGTGCAACACGATTtgcatcgagcgcgccgacgcgccaGTGTCGCTTGTGTCCTAcgcaacgctgcgcatggatgcgggccttgcgccggacggagcgcgcatcgctgccaTGGATGCGCAGCTGGGCGCGGATGGAAACGGAGTCGTTGTTTTTGGGCAAGTCTCGGGGCGTGTTGCGGCGTTTGCTTTGCCGACGTGGACGTGCTTGCTGGACACGGTGCTCGGTcccgatgcgcttgcgcctgtgcagtatgtatcgctgcgcaatgtaCCGAACGAGCTCGTGACCTTCCACCGCGACGGGCGCCTCTTGGCGTGGCAcggagcggcgctggccaagGCTGACGAGGCACTCTGGACGTCGACACCGCGCCAAGACTCGTACGCCCagctccttgcgcgccttcCGCAAGGCGTATGGACCGGCATCGATGTGGCGCATGCGAatgtgcgcggcacatggctcggcgccgtcTCGACCAAAGGCCACCTCGCTTTGTTCCGCCTCGGCGCTTcggaagaagcgcggcgtcccAAGGCGGCAGAGCCCGTGGCGAGTGCTGAGCGCCTCTTCCAGGTGAATGCGcccgcgctgtgccgctgcgcggcgttgtttgccgagcacgacgcggaAGAGAGCAGCATTACACCCCCGAGGCCCCACTCGCCtatgccgcggcgcgcattgccATGGCTCGTCGCGGGAGACCAGCAGGGCTGTGTGCATTTGTGGACGCAAGGCTCCGGCGCGCCCACGGCATCGCTTGCGCTACGTACCCCCAAGCCAGACGGCGCGGTAAAACGTGTACAGCGCTTGTCGGGCAGCGCGCCCTTGCAGGTGCTTTTTGCGGCCACCTCGAATCGCGTCTGGTTTCTCGGCGCACACACGGAGCAGGACGCAGGAAAGGGCAACGGGGCGCGGCTGGTGCTGCTGGGCAGTGTAGACAACGCGCGTGGAACGGCGGATATGGTGCCTTGTGCGCTGGAAAAAGAGCCCGACTGGGTCCTGGGCGTGCGTCGTGCAATgtatgcaggcgcagctcggTGGGAGGTGTGGCGGATGCGTGTGCCACATTTTTCTTCCGTGAGCCTCGCGCCGAGTGCGCGCGACGGAGGAGCACTGCATGTCGAGCGCGTTGCACTcccgctcgagcagctgaTTTCTCGgggtgtgctgcagcgtctggAGAATGCACttgttgcgccgccgagccGTTTGCCACTGTTGGCGACGCGCATGGACGCAATGATCTTGTTGGAGAATGCAGGGGGCACATGTCGCTGGGCGCTGCCGTTTGGGTCTATTTTAGTTACGTTGGATGCTACGTATAGTCGGTAG
- the rho4 gene encoding RHO4 protein (COG:U; EggNog:ENOG503NW37; BUSCO:EOG09264YNR), with the protein MAGKRTGTPEDDVRDRIELRKKLVVVGDGGCGKTCLLIVYSQDRFPEEYVPTVFENYVPIVEFDKRLVEFALWDTAGQEEYDRLRPLSYPETDVILLCYAVDYPASFVNVQDKWLPEIAHFCEGVPFLLVALKTDLRDDPTSLALLAAQGNKPITSEQGEALAKEVKASRYVECSARTTDGVQDVFQAALEEACKPRIKKGKFGLWKGNGRKKCMLL; encoded by the coding sequence ATGGCAGGCAAGCGGACAGGCACGCCGGAGGACGATGTGCGGGATCGaatcgagctgcgcaagaagctTGTGGTCGTAGGGGACGGGGGATGTGGAAAGACGTGCTTGCTGATCGTCTACTCGCAGGACCGGTTCCCGGAGGAGTACGTACCGACGGTATTTGAAAACTACGTGCCGATAGTCGAGTTCGATAAGCGGCTCGTCGAGTTTGCACTCTGGGATACGGCTGGGCAGGAAGAATACGACCGACTGCGGCCACTGAGCTACCCAGAAACAGACGTGATTTTGTTGTGCTATGCGGTGGACTACCCCGCGAGTTTCGTCAATGTCCAGGACAAATGGCTGCCGGAAATTGCACATTTCTGCGAAGGCGTTCCGTTTTTGTTGGTCGCACTCAAGACTGATCTGCGCGACGATCCAActtcgcttgcgctgctggccgCACAAGGGAACAAGCCGATCACGAGCGAGCAGGGCGAAGCTCTCGCGAAAGAAGTCAAAGCATCTCGGTACGTGGAATGCTCTGCACGCACCACGGACGGTGTACAGGATGTGTTTCAGGCTGCTTTGGAGGAGGCGTGCAAGCCGAGGATAAAGAAGGGAAAATTCGGCCTGTGGAAAGGCAATGGGCGGAAAAAATGCATGCTGTTGTGA